The DNA region ATATTCTTCCACAAAACAATGTCACAGCAAAGTAAGCCAGATACATAACACCTCATAGCTACACTCCAAGAACAGTTGGCACACTTTGAGATACAGGCATCACTCTCCCCTCAGGATACTTGAAGACCTCTTAATTGACCGAGAGGCCTACTTGGTTCCTTGTACAGGGTAGACAAAGGTGCCATGATCGTCAGCCATTCTCCCCCGCCCAATATTTTGTCCAGTCGGGCAGGGCTGACCCACCGTGAGATAGCGCTTCTGGGCAATCCCGATCCGGGGATGGGCCCTCCATCCCGTGTAAAAATAGTGACGTACCGCTgtccaaccccttctccccccagCTTTGATCTCCCAGTGGTTCGCCAATCGTTCGACAGATTTGGGTTGTCAACAACACTCAGTCCTCGTCCCACGGTACCGAAGATGTTCCTCCAGACATGACTCTTCTGGTGACAAACGGCAATTATTTTTTCTGACACCCCGTTATCCTTGCTTTTTTCCGGAGGCGCTGTTGATGGCTCTAGTCTCTCTACGCCGTACCAACTGCCGGCAAGGCTCGGGGGCTACGTCTAATGCAACTTCATCTCATtcagccagccagcttccTTTGACTCGGCCGATGTCCATTCTCTACAACTTGCTGATGAATGCAAGTGCTCCAAGACATACATTTATACACCTGAAGTGGCGTCGATAATCATGGCTTTCGGCCATTTCCGGGGAAATATAGCTGGCAAGCCCCGAGGTATTCCCAAGTTGTTATGGTGTTGCCTTGAAACTTCATTATCACCGACCAACCTCGCAGGGCGCTTCCGTCCGACTCGAATAGCACGCCTCTACGCAGCCTCCCGTCAAGCTGAGCGGAAACATGCAGCTCACGCTCAGTCCTTGCAATCACGCGCAATCAAACCCGGTGGCGTCCCAGGAACCACGTGTAGAACGACGGGAACACTGAAACAAGCAGGTCTGGAAGAGCAACCCGCAGCAATACGCAGGAACACAGTGTCTGAGGGCAAAAGGTACGAACTGCAAGCCAGGGTGGCGTGCCCGAGCCTAAGCTTGAGGTACTTTCTattcttcatcatcgtcctccaTCAGGGCAGCGagctctgcttcctcttcggcaCTCAGCAGGCCCTCGGGTTTAGTTTCCTCCCTTTTTTCCTCCGCGACAGGCTTCTTCTGTTCTTCAACCAAAGTGTCCAGACCTGCCTTTGCCAAGGGCCACACCCGAACAGTGCCGTCGATACCAACACTGCAAAGTCTCTCAGCCGACCCCTTGGCATTCTTCAAGAGCACCAGCTCAGTAACCTCATCATAGTGCCCCAGCAGAGAGCAGTACAGCTTCCCCGAAGCCCGATCCCAGAACTTGATGTCCTCGTCCCTCCCAGCCGTGATCACCCATTGGTCCGTGACAGCCACAGCGCGAACATGATCCCCATGCTGAAAACTGTCCTCGCAGCTGAAGTTCTTTATCCTCGACAGGCACTTGGCCGTCCCGTCTCCGCTCGACGTCCACAAGTCGACCTCGTCCCCGTCGTGGTCGAGTACGAGTTTGTAGACGGTTGTCTCGTGCTCCAAAATTGTCCGCCTTTCCGTGCCGGGCGCATTGGGCAGCTCCTCGACCACCTGCTCCCAGCCGTCGGTCCGAATCTTCCACCGTCGAATATGCGGGTCACTGCTCGCACTGATGAGGGAGATTTCGGATTCGGTTGAGGCTGCGTGGTCGACGGCTAGGTCTTGGATGCTGAGCATGTTGACGACATCGTCTTTGAGGGTGTGGAGGCGGGCTCCGGAGGTGATGTCCCAGACGATGATCTTTTTGTCGGCGCCGCCGCTGATGAGGATGTCTTTGCCTCGGAGCCTAGCGCAGACGACTGCTTTAACAAAATCTGCGTGGCCGATGTACTTTTTCCCTGGTGTCTTGGTGTCCAAGTCCCAAGACCAGACTGACTTGTCCCATGCACCAGCAAAGAGTGTCCCGTTGTTTGGGCCTCCGACGGTGACACAGCTgactggtgttgttgggccGCGATAGACTGTTTTGGTGCTTTCAGGATCCTGTTCACTATCAGCACATGCTGTGGGTTGCTAAGGAATCCAATCACTTGCCTCAAAgtccaccctcctcacagcTCCTGCAGACTCGGCAACCAAGACAGCAGAAGACGGGGATCTGGGGTCCAGCACAGCTGCGAGGATCTTGGACTTCAAGACGATGGGGTTGCCGTATTTGTTGCCAGACTTGGCCGcccttctttgccttgtGGCCTGCTCTGCACTTTGTTGGTGTATAGGTTAGCTCGTGGTCCAAACACTCACGAATAGGGGCCCCTGTCAGTTTGGATAACTCACTCTGTCTCGAAAAAGTGACCTGGGTCTGAGGACTGCATCTTGACTGCGGAGTTATCGATTTTGAACTGGGAAAAAGGAGACaaaggaagagaaaaacagCCCCTGACTTATAGATCTGGAAATACAGCTGCTTGGCCACCCGAAAGATGTATATTCTGCTGCCTTCAGTTCATGATAGTGTAAACTGTGGTCACCAGTGGATCAGTGCATGCCCGACAGAAGGGGATGGAAATGCCAGGCGGTGACAGCTGACAGTGCTTGATGCGTGGTGTAGTGTAAGTGGGACACGGGCCAATTGAGGCGGGGCACGACAGCAGCGAAACGCGACCGCTAAATTGAAACGCGGTGAGACGCGTCTCCTTTTCAGCGGGTGTTTCTCCTGGGGCGCAACTTTCACCGCCCAGCTGCTCAAACATCCCCGTCAGTTGGATATCCACAGGGGACTgctacgacgacgacaagtaCACCTCTGCTGAGTTACTGGTTCATCTATGGGATAATAGAACGGATCGACTCAGAGTAAACACCACAATGGCGTCGTCGGTCATCGCATCCCGACCAAGGGCTCGCCCAGCCCACACCTCGGGCACCACGAAATGTGCCTACACTCCAGACGGAACAAAGCTGGTCACTGTCGGCTCCAACAATACCATTCGTGTGTACAAGACCGGCTCAGACGGCGAGCCTGACAATGTGGACGACTGCCAGGAACAAAATGTTGCGGTATCAACAAGCAACAAGTTCTTCGTTGCCGGCTCGGAAGATGGCACTCTCGCTTACTACTCGCTCGAGACCAACATGTTTGACCGCCTCCTGACGCGGACAAGTCTCCCAGTTCGCGATGTTGCCCTCTCTCCAGACGACAAGTGGTGCGCTGTTGCTAGTGACGAGCTTACGGTCAAGCTGGTCAACATGGAGGATACCACGAACCTGCTTACGCTGAAGGAGCATGGAGAGCAGACGAAGCATATCTCGTTCGACCCCAAGGGCACTATGCTTGCGGTCTCATGTACCAATGGGATCATCTACATTTACTCTTTGACGGCGGATCATCCCGAGCTTATTCGAAAGGTGGACGGTGTCATTGGCAGGGTGCAGACCGACTCCGAGGCCTCGACCAAGGTGGTCTGGCACCCCGATGGCCGTGCTTTTGCGGTGCCCACGCCTACGAGGGATATTCAGGTTGTGTCCAAGAATGACTGGGAGAAGCAAAGGGTGTTTTCCAACGGGCATGAGGGGGATGTCACAGCTCTTGCTTGGTCTCCCAACGGAGCGTTGCTTGCCTCAGCCGGCAAGGACAGGAAGCTCTTGATTTGGTCCACCAAGGACCAGAGCGTGATCGCCAGATATGAGTACCCCAACGTCGTCGACATCGCTTGGCACCCAACCAAAAACCTGGCCTCCTTCACTACCTCTAATGGAGAAGTGTTCATCAGCCCAGAGTTCGTCTCGGAGCAGTTTGCTTCCATGCTCAAGCTCCCCCGGCAACCAGCCCCTTTTATCCACGACCCCCTTGAAGGAATCTCCAATGGCCTCGacaaacaaccccttcctAGCCGTCCCCGAGCTGGTACGCCAGATAGCTTCGACGacctccttgatgatgacgtAGTAGAGGAGGATGACTTTGTtgtggacgacgacggtgcGGGCTATGCGCTCAACACCGGCCGAAAGCGTCCCGCAGACGACACCACCGACGGccaacccccttccaaaCGAGCCAACTATgccctccaactccaacaccacccccctttccaacctGGCTCCACCCCCTGGCGCGGCAACAGAAAGTACCTCTGCCTCAACCTAATAGGCTTCATCTGGACCGTCGACCAAGACAGCCACCACACTGTCACGGTCGAATTCTACGACCACGAATTCCACCGCGACTTCCACTTCACCGACACGTTCCTCTACGACCAAGCCTgcctcaccaacaccggctCCTTGTTCTCCTGCCCACCAAAAGACGACGCCCCAGCTGTGGTCTTTTACCGTCCCCACGAGACCTGGACGCAGAGAAATGACTGGCGGATTTCCCTGCCGAAGGGTGAAGCCGTGTTGGCCATGGCCCTAGGCGAGAATTTTATTActgtcaccaccacggcGAATTACGTTCGGGTGTACACCCTCTTTGGGATTCCCTACCGAGTCTACCGCCCCAAGTCCAGCCCCGTGGTCACCTGCGCGGGATGGAACGACTACATCATGACGATTGGCAACGGCCCAGTAGGCGCGGACGGGATGTCCAGGCTCTTGTACTCCATCTACAACATCAAGCGGGATGAAATCTGCCAAAACGAAGACATTGTCGCCTTGCCGGACGGTGCCTCGTTGAAATCAGTCTTTTTTTCCGATGTTGGCGTAAGGCCCTccgccccccctttttttttattttttttcccaccacccagcccTTCTAACTCTGCGTAATAGGACCCATGTATATACGACACAACAGGAACCCTCctaaccctcctccactggcgcctcccctcccgcgCCTACTGGGTTCCCCTCTTGTcaacctctctcctcccacgTCTCGCCTCGGGCCGAAAAAAGGAATCTTACTTCCCCATCGCGGTGGCGGACAATAAATTCCATTGCATCATCCTAAAAGGAGGGGATCAGTACCCTTACTTTCCCCGGCCTTTACTCTCCGAATTCGAGTTTTCCATCCCGCTTTCTGGACCGCCCAAACCTAAAAATTCAAAACCCaccaacgacgacgatgaaaTGATGCTCGATCAATCCTCAGACTCGGATGGAGAGGACGACGCGACCGGGGAGAGTGATAAATTGATCCAAGGGTTCATGCTGAAGAGTATCCAAGCCTCCCAGCTCGACGACCTGCTAGACGCCACGCAATCAACCGCCTCGCAACGCGCGCTGCGGTCTAGGCTTTCGTTGGAGATTGATAAAACGTTACTGCAGCTCCTGGCGGTGGAGTgcagggaggggggtgaggagaggGGTATGCGCGCGCTGGAGGTTGTCAAGCTCATGAGGGACACGTCTGGGAAGATGATTGAGGCGGCGGGCAAGATTGCCGAGAGGTATGGACGGACTGTCCTGGGGGAGAAGATCAGGGAGTATggcgaggagagggtggggaaACAAATCAGGAGTAGGAGTGATGGGCGGATGTCGACGCATAATCACAGAGGGTTTGGGAGTGGGGATGAGAGTGACTTTTGAAAGTGAcggaaaaaagaagagaagaaggatgggaaCATGAGTAACGATGGATATTGAATTGCATTGGGTATCTAGTTATCTGTTGTTCGAGTAGAAGCATGGTATAAAAGATTCTGTTTGTGTTCATCAAGGGCCCGTCTCGGTATTTGGCTAGTCAGAAATCCGTGTTGATAGTTCGTagagggaggagttgctCTAGCCTGGCTCTTGAAGACTTATTTATATAGACAGTTGATTTCCAATCAAGCCTGTCTTGAACTCTATCAACTCAAAACAAAGTAGACACTTGCAACTTCACAACAGGAAGAATCACCAAGAGAAAATCACATAACACAGCAACGGCACAAAACAAAAATGGCTTGACCTGGCTCGATTATTCGCGCGAACCGCTCTACTGGTGGGTATATCATTTTCCATTGCCCTATATCCCCGATATCCCCGCGCCGTGCCTGTTACCGGCGAATGCAGATGGGCAGCCCTGAaacgacaacaccatgcGGGAAAACCGACGCGAACCCGAGCTCAGACCCTATTTGTCCTTTTTTGTCCTCACACGCAAGCGTGACGCTTACTTGTGGTGGATCTTGCGCTGGTAGAAAGCGagctcctcaccctcgaggATGTAGCCATCGGCACGGCCGGACTGGCCGGGGCGGGAGGCGATGACGGCGTAGAGACGACCGGCCTCGAACTGCTTCTCGAGAGCGGGGTCGACCTTGCCACCGGCGGCGAAGCGGGCagcctgcttcttctcaacAGACTTGgacttcttcacctcctcaacggTTTGACCCTGCTTCTGCTGGCGTCTACGGCCGAGGGGCTGGCCATAGTGGGCCTCGTACCACTGACGGAAAGGAGCGGCATCGATCTGGACGACGGCGGACTTGGTCAGGGTGTTGGTGCGGACAAGCTCGTTGTTGGAAGGGTGGTCTAGCAGAGGTCAGTGTCTGAAACTCAAGGTCTTCAGATTTTGGGAAGAACATACAGGCGACAACGATGACACGGGTCTTGCGGGTGGTACCCTCGGAAGCCCAGGCAAAGTTACCAGAGTCGAGACGAAGAGCGCGGTACTTGTGGTTACCACCGCGGGTGCGAACGGTGTGGATGCGCTTGGCACCGATACGGGTGTTGGCGGGCTGGCGACCAAGCTCGAaggctctcttcttccctgtTCGCTACTGTCAGAAATTGCTTTCATTCCTAGTGTGCGATGACAGGCTCAGAACGCGATGGGTTGCTAGTTCCTGTGACGGCCCACGACACAGTCACCTCTCCGCTCCTCACGAGAAGCAAGACAAGCACCCAGTGTGTGAACCACCACAGGAACCTCCATGCGGACCTTCGAGTGCCCCCAGGTGTCGAGGGGCAAATGTATTATGATTAGGAAACGGGAGGAAGTTAGGACATACGGTAGAAACTGCAGCACGAGATAAGTTAGCAACCGCCATCTTGGATTCCATCGACACCAGCCAGGAGGACAAAAGGAAGGGGATTGAACATACGCCCGCTTGGCACCGGTGTGGGAGCGCTTATGCCGAGAGTCACGAGAGATACCCATCTTGCCGGTTTCTGTTGTGAGGTCGGGTTAGCAAAATTGTTCGTGATGCCGGTCGATGGTGGATATTTCGCGGCGGGAGTCGAAGGTTGAGCAGGGCTGCAAATTCTCGGAAGATTGAATCTTTTCGAATCTGCAGATATCGGCTCTCGCTTCTAATTCCGTCGGGCTGGTCGAGGGCAATGGGTATCGTGGTGGTTACTTACGTCGTTGGTCGTTGACTACTGAACGGTTGTGGAAAGGTCGGGGCAAGGCGCGATATGTTTTTGCAAACTGTGGGCGAAAAAAATCGGCGACATTGTAGGGCCGGGTCCGTGCTGTGGAGCCCTAATAGAGAAAGCACGGGCCAACCGAAGAATtggtggggaagaaggccCGCTTTGTCGCTGGCCCTGCCAAGCCTTACAGTCCAATTGCGCCAAGATGCCTGTCAAATTTGGGTAAACAACCAtgtggagggttgggtttggcaATGATGGCTCCCAGGAGGCCCCTTCAAGCAGAAAGCCTCGCGGAGTCTGTCATCTGTGATCGAGCCTGAGTTGATGTCACCAATCTGCAGTCACTAATTACGATAAGGAAACACTTGTCCCATGCCATACGGTAGTGACAGTCCTTTCGCTCTCCACAACGAAGCACAGAGGGGGCATTGAAAGCTTGTACATCACTGCCATCAATCGAAGTTGGAGCCTACGACCAGAGATAGATTTCGGTCATAGTAAAAGGTAACATTGAAGCAATGCTTCAATCTGAATTGTAAGCTCTGGCAAGTCTCTCAACTCCAGTCTCTGAGCTACACATCTATGTAAGTGTATGCATATGTTAAAAAAAGTTCGTAAGTATGTACGGTGAAAGTTAGTTCAATGAAATCAATCCAATCTTCATCAGATGTGTCCCAGGCAGCAAAAAGGCCCAAAAATCAGGGAGGAGACAAATAGTCTCTCCAAAGAAATAAATCATACGCAAAACAAGGGGGTATCCGCGACGTCTTTCTCCTCgacgtctttttctttcctcatACAAATCATTCCAACCTGAAAATCCCCTAATCTCATGACGTAGCAGCCGCAACGTTCCTAGTTTATTGTGGCTCTTTCTCCTGTGTCACCTCCTGATCTGGTTTCGGGACCTCTTGATCGTTAACCTGGGGTTGCTTTTCCTGCTGATTCTTGTCCTCCGCCCCTATTGGTGCTTGGGGCTGATTTGGCTGAGCCGGCAACACGACCGGGCTCTGGGTTGGCTGCTGTCCCTCTTGTTGCTGCACTGGCGAAGGCGACTTTGGATTCTGACCACGTCTAGACATACCCCTCTGGACTGTAACCTGCTTCACAGTGCCAGGGGCAAATCTTTGCGCTCCCAGACCAGGTTGCAAAACAAGCGGTACGGCACCACCCTTCTCCccgcttcctctcctcacGCTCGGCTGCCTCCTTGTCCCTGCCGTTGCGGTCGCCAAAACCACAGGTATGTCGTCCATGGGGTGGGATCCCAATGCTGAGACGGGGCTCACTGGTAGTGCGTTATAAGCGGACACCGGCGAGTCCATGGTGTCATTGGCGCTGGGCATGTAAGTTGCGCTGGTTTGGGGAACGAAGGGCTTGTACTGCCTGGGCTGATACTGTGGCTGGTTCGGATAGGCAGCAGACTCCGGTCGGTACGGCTGGAGAGGCTGGGGCGCTGGAGGGATACCGTCAAAAGAGAACCGTGGAGAAGCGGCTGGTGTCGACATGGGGCTCGGAGCTGGGTAGTAGTTTGGCGATTTCTCAGGCGGGGGGTAGTTATGATGAGCCGACTTTTGCGTATCGGGGATGGTGGCTAGAGCGGCGATGGTGGTACCAGAGAGAGGAGAAAACTGAGCCGGGGTTGCTTGTTGCAGATAGGGCGTTGTCGTAGCAGAAGAAAGCTTGAGTGGCGGCGGGATGGCGGATGCTGCAGACGATGAAGAAATCGAGGTAAAAGAAGGTGTTTCGGACTGGCTTTGGTGTTGGCGCGGAGGGTCTGAGAAGGGCGACACGACCGGGACAGGCTGTGGTGGCAGTTGTTGCTGGTAATCCgatggttgctgttgctgataAGCTgatggttgctgctgttggtagGCGGATGGTTGCTGCTGATCGTATTGCGATGGCTGGTAAGAAGATTGCTGATATGTAGTAGCTTGGGAGTGTGCGTATGTGGAGTGTTGTGGCGGTGGAGCCGATTGCTGGTAAGTTTGCGGTTGAGATGGCGGTTGCGCAGATGGCTGCTGATAcatggggggttgaggaggccCATCCGGAATCTGCGTCTGGCCTTCCTGCTCTCTCTTCCGGCGACGGAAAAAAATGAATGCAAACGCAATGAGCGCGATAGCTCCGATAGCACCAATGACACCTCCCGCGATAGCACCGGCGTTGGACGAAGAACTCTCGGCCGGGACCACAGCGGCAGCATCGGACGAAGTGGCTGCGGGGGCGGTATCGACACTGGATGAGGCTGTCTCGAGTGATCTATCCGTAGCTGACGTTTCCGTCTCCGTCTCCGATGACGAGCTCGACCCTGACGACTGCGAtgaactgctgctgctcctgacAGCAGTGGTTGTGCGCCGAGTTGAAGTGCGGGTTGGAGTGATGGTAGACATGGTTCTCGTCTTCTGGCCCACATGAGTCGTATCAGCTTCCTCGATGCTTCTCTGCCTGAAGATACTGCAGTAATAGTCGACTGCTCCAAGCTCATAGCTGATGGTGTTGCACAGTTGCTTTCCGAACGCCGAACTACGAGACAGTCAGTACAACCGATCCAACACATCATCTCACGTAATGCTACATGCCACTTGAGGATTTGAGGATCCGCCTGGCAATCCTCATCACAGTCCTTGAGGTCCTTCCTGTCCAGACAGGCTGTGTGGAAGTTGCAGCCTCCATTGCCGCAGCAGCCTACTCCAGCCGGAGATCTGCCTGAAGCCGTGATGAAGATACATTGCTGTTCGTCCGGGCAGGTCAATGGGTCACCTAGAAATAGTTAGCACCATCTTCATACACGGTGATCCAGAGCTATACACACGTTTGTTGCCGTCGAGATAGCCGCAAGTGTTATCGGGAGCGGCGATGTAGTTTGAAGGCCTGCCATTCTGACGTCGCAGCAGCGCGTTCACAGCCGGAGCTTCTGTTGGTTTCGGCGTCCACCCAAGACTGTCTTCCACGGCAATGACACCGGTTGGCTGGGGACCTGGAAAGGCCAGTCCCTCGACCGAAATGCCAAAGAAGGCGAGCTGACAAAAAGTAGAtatcctcatcttcatctttcGCTTGCTGGCTTGCGTCACCTGAATCACAAGCGACGGTGACAGTGACGgttgggaagaagagaaagcatAAGTCAGAGCGGGTTTGGCATTACGGTGCCGGCCAGCAGGCACAAGAAAAGACGCACTCCTTTCCGGGTCAGAGGTGATCGGCAGACATGTGCCATGGGTAGGAGATGTTTAAAAAGAGGACTCCGTGTGGGAAGCGGGAGGGAGACTGGGGTGTGAGACATTGGCGGGCAAGGATGgggaaccaccaccagcagatGACAGCGCACACGGGACACAGGATTGACGAAAGATGGCTCCCAGCAACCTGGGAGGACTTGTTTATTGCATGTACCTACGGGGTGTTTGTGCTACGGCCGGCCATTCCATTGTAATGCGGTGTGGGAAACGTTGGAGCAAACAAGTTGTTTTTATGAAGCTCTGAAGATGCGGGCCATGTCGATCTCAGGGGTTGATGAAGTGAAGAAAAGCTGTGCCTGGCGCCATGCATccaagaaacagaaacatGCAGAGACCCTTCCTTTAATTTCACTGCCCCCAGAAATATCCCTGCAGCGATTCCCGGCTCTTGGAAAGACGCTAGGCCCAGTGAGGAATGAGGAACGGCGGGGGCCCTGCCAAGCTCCGCACTGCACGCCAGATCGAACGGCCCCACCATCGGTGCCGAGCAGACGTCCTCCGTTGCCTGATTCTCTGATTTTGATAGTATCGATATCAATTTATCAAAAGGTCCACATCTTCAAACCATGACAGACCTGCTGCGAGTCCTGCCAGAATTCCCAGTCAAACAGTTTGGCGGCCTCATCTCAGCTCTCGAGTCACGCGGgtacaccaccgccgacctCCTGACCCTAGATCCTGCTGAAATAGAAACCAGAACCAAGCTGCCAAATGTGAAGCGATTATGTGATGCCATCTTGAACGCCCTACACACCGATCTTGGTGTTGCagacccaccaccaccaccaccattacaacaacaacaacaacaacaacatgacGATGTACAGTCCAACActgaaccaccaccacatcatcaccatgaaACCAGTCACCTAAAGCACACGGCTgacaccctctcctcccaatGGATCACAATCAGCACCCTCGACCCCCACCTGGACCTCGCCCTCGGGGGCGGCATTCCCACCGGCCACATCACCGAAATCACGGGTGAATCCGCCGCCGGCAAAACCCaattcctcctcaccctcctccttgccgtgcaactcccccctccccacggCCTCTCCCGGCCAGCTCTCTACATCAGCACCGAAgcccccctctcaacccgCCGCCTCTCCCAAATGATCACCGAAAACCCATTTttctccaccctcccacGGTCTGGCCGCCCAACCCTCGACAAAATaatcagcaccaccacccccgacctcGAATCCCAAGACCACATCCTCACCTACCAAGCCCCGGTGGAAATCGCCCGCCGCAACGTCGGCCTCTTGATCATCGACTCAGTAGCAGCCAACTACCgcgccgaattcgagcgccccaccgccaactccaacctctcctccaacatgGGCGCGAGGACCAACGAGCTCATCAAGTTGGGAATGCACCTCAAGGATTTAGCAGAAAAGTACAACCtcgcggtggtggtctccAACCAAGTAGCCGATCGTTTCTCAGGCACCGCCGGGCTCAAGACACCTGCTCCTGTCCCCTCCAAGacaccagcatcatcactcaAGGCACCTTTCCCACATGGGTTGGGGAAACAATCACAGGAGTCACCGTTGGCATCAAGATCCCGACCGGCGGAGGCAATACCaatcccaccgccaccgccaccgccacagCCGCAGTTAAACCCCGAGTATCCCGATCCAGAAGTTGAGATTAATGCTCATCCTGCGTTATCGCTGGATCACCAGCAAAAGTGGTTTACCGGCTGGGGTGACAACCCATCGCTGGACTACCCGTTGAAGACGCCGAGTTTGGGGCTTGTCTGGTCGACGCAGATATCCGGGAGGATAGCGCTGTTCAGGAGGCCGGTTAATTATGGGTATGGGGATCATGTTGGGACtgtggaggggatgggggcgatgaaggggtggaggaggtggatgaaggttgtttggggggttaATGCGCCGGCTTCTGATGTcagtgggaggggtggcaagaagaagggaggggggccggtggagtttgaggtttggaaagggggtgtGAGGGTTGTTGATGCGGGGAGGATTAACAAAGGGAATATTGCATAATACTGCCAAAGGGCTTTGGGAAAGAGTATGGATAAATTTTATTTGGATGGCACGTTGTGGACAAAAAGACTGGCACTATAAAACACTGAAACAGGGCTCAAAAGTAATCAATAGGCCTCTTGATTATCCTTTCAGACCTCTTGACCATCTTTTAAAAGCCTATTCTTCTTTTAAAAAGCATAGGTTAAGAATAACTACACATTGTACCGACTTGCAATATCAGTTATTTTTTACCCACCACGTGGATGGATACATATTGCCAGGCTAAGGTTGGGAAAGAAGACATCACTGCCAGGCCAAATTTTGAGAAGAGTAATCAGAGATAATTCCTCTTGATATATTTTTTTATTCTTAATATTCGATGAT from Podospora pseudocomata strain CBS 415.72m chromosome 3, whole genome shotgun sequence includes:
- the rhp57 gene encoding DNA repair protein rhp57 (COG:L; EggNog:ENOG503NY37); the encoded protein is MTDLLRVLPEFPVKQFGGLISALESRGYTTADLLTLDPAEIETRTKLPNVKRLCDAILNALHTDLGVADPPPPPPLQQQQQQQHDDVQSNTEPPPHHHHETSHLKHTADTLSSQWITISTLDPHLDLALGGGIPTGHITEITGESAAGKTQFLLTLLLAVQLPPPHGLSRPALYISTEAPLSTRRLSQMITENPFFSTLPRSGRPTLDKIISTTTPDLESQDHILTYQAPVEIARRNVGLLIIDSVAANYRAEFERPTANSNLSSNMGARTNELIKLGMHLKDLAEKYNLAVVVSNQVADRFSGTAGLKTPAPVPSKTPASSLKAPFPHGLGKQSQESPLASRSRPAEAIPIPPPPPPPQPQLNPEYPDPEVEINAHPALSLDHQQKWFTGWGDNPSLDYPLKTPSLGLVWSTQISGRIALFRRPVNYGYGDHVGTVEGMGAMKGWRRWMKVVWGVNAPASDVSGRGGKKKGGGPVEFEVWKGGVRVVDAGRINKGNIA